TTGTCCACATCAATTTTAGTCACCCTCGTTCCTCCTTGAAATTAAAAATTATCAAAACTATTCTACCAAAGAATAATAAATATAGCAAAATATAGTTTGCTGAATGTAGTTCAAATTTCAAATTATAAGTATCAGCAAATCAAACAGTTATTTAGATTTTTATAATCGGTACATTTCCTTTAATCTATTTATAACTTCTTTAATCTTATTTAGATAATCTTCTATATAAACCTGCTCGGTGGATTCTATAACTAATAAATGCTGGTATTTTATCTGTTTTAAATAAGAAAACAATTCATCCCAGGGAAAACTTCCCTCTTCCGGTAATACATGTAGATCTTTCTTACCATTATTATCATGTATATGCATATGTATTAATTTTTTTTCCCAATCTATTGGATGTTTATCCAATTCAAGGCTAACTTTTTTGTTAATACCTTGATTTATAAGATAATGCCCTGTGTCAAGACATACGCCTAAATATTCAGATTGAATCTTATCTAAAAGCTCACTGATTTCAGACCAGTTATCACCTAACCTTCCTGGGAGGGTATTTTCAAGAGCTATATTTATACCCCAATTACTTGAAAAATCCACAATTTCAGACAAACTGTCAATACATTTTGCCATTCTCTTTTTTCTATCTTCAATGCAATCACATTTCCCTCCCGGATGGACAACTACTAAATCTGCTTTTAATTTCACCGCTGTCATTATTGTCTTTTCAATCTCTCTGACTGACCTCATTCTGTCATATTCCTCCAAGCTTGATATGTCTACATCATCCATGGGCATATGTATTGCTTCTACTGAAATGTCAAATCTTTCAATTTCCTTCTTTATATCTTCAATAATCTCCATATCTTGACATTCAAAGTGTTTAGCATTAGGTCTGATTTCAATATTACCAAGTTTATATCTATTTAATAATGGCAGTAATTTCTTAATATTCTCCTGGTAATAAACCATTGTCGATATACCAAATTTAAAATACATTTTTCCTCACATTATATTTCGATTATTTATTATAATTTTACAGATTATTAATATTATTTT
The genomic region above belongs to Atribacterota bacterium and contains:
- a CDS encoding sugar phosphate isomerase/epimerase; translated protein: MYFKFGISTMVYYQENIKKLLPLLNRYKLGNIEIRPNAKHFECQDMEIIEDIKKEIERFDISVEAIHMPMDDVDISSLEEYDRMRSVREIEKTIMTAVKLKADLVVVHPGGKCDCIEDRKKRMAKCIDSLSEIVDFSSNWGINIALENTLPGRLGDNWSEISELLDKIQSEYLGVCLDTGHYLINQGINKKVSLELDKHPIDWEKKLIHMHIHDNNGKKDLHVLPEEGSFPWDELFSYLKQIKYQHLLVIESTEQVYIEDYLNKIKEVINRLKEMYRL